Genomic window (Bombyx mori chromosome 9, ASM3026992v2):
AAAGGTGTCAAGCATTCAGCCCAACCAATGGTGAGTGGTGACTCTGGTTCATAGACAGCAGCAATGTTAGATGTGTAGTAACAGCGTTACCTACCGCACAGTCCTCTTTTGAATCCTCATTTATAGCATATGTCGTACTTCTTAACTTTATTAGAAAGTTCAAGGAGCTGTTAAGACCCTTTCCAGACATATGAAACGAGCACCACTTATTGATATGAGAACagcaaattacaattaaattgatttttttcttatatcatGTTATACTACCGTTTTATCAGTGAAGACTGTATCTAATCTCCTATTCCTCAGGGGACTGATATATTGGAAAATAACAATGGGGAGCCATCATCGATCTgaagaaacaaaataattcaaCCTTAACATTCTGAAAGTTGACCTCAATGCTGCacatcttatttaattttttccatAATTTTATCTAAATAATTGTAGTgtagcaaataaataatattataactaattAATAGTGAACTTTTCTCTAAATGCCTTTATCAATTTACAAAGGCTCTTAAGGCTTtagacataaaaataataataccactgttaaatattaaactaaattttaaaacttaCAATAAACTGGCATTGTGTAGCATTTGTACAATATCACCGACTAGTCTCAGTTTCTCTTCAGATATCTTGAGCCAGTAGTTGAATGCGGAAGCTAGCTTCGTTCTTATCTGTTTCCCTGGTACTTGCTGAATGTATGTGTAAGGCATGAGAATTTTCTGAGAAAGAAATTACGTTTAATCGGTTTGTGTTCTATTGTAATCTTTATTAAAAGGGTAAAAAATCAGTATTATTAAAGTAggctataaattaaatttacaaaaaaaaaaacatatatttgatAAGCATTGgggtttttattttcaattacaaaattaatttacattcCAGTGTTTTAGTCGGTTGTattagtagtatttttttttaattaatttaatacttaTGATTGAAAGTATAACAACATACTTATTTTAACACATATGTTTtataattacctaaaattcaAGTACTTGAATAAACCAGGAGCAGCACGTGTCGCATTACGAGATTTCAGAAATAGTATGGCCCTATGgcgttttaataaataactacAAATACCCTATCTAAAAATATCGCATAAGTTGACAAATCTTCAATttctatgaaattttattatgatgAAAAGTACGCGGCAATTCCTAATTTAAAAATCTATGCaatttataaagttttatatGCCTACCTCATCTTGATTTTTATCACCACTTCTTGTGATAGCTTGCGACATTGTTGTAGATTTATTGATGAAAATATATAACACTAAAAAATGATATTCAGTGTATTGATTTTCCGCTTCAAGATATTTACCTCGCCGTGAAAAACTGTCAAGTGTCAGTCAGTAGTTCCAATTTTCCAACTGGATAGGCGATGGTTTCACACTTTACAGCCCAATTTCATGAATTATAATAAACGAATATGAAGCGAACAATGTTATGGATGAAATTGAGCAAACACAATCCACTATTCCAAATGAGCTGACAGTAAATGCACAGCAGTAGGTctatgtatacatatttatgtgCATACGAGGTGTAGTTTAGACAAAATTAtcagttttgcatttttaatttttttccagGTGATGTTCATTACAAtggaatttaattttctttcatACAATTCGTTAAActtatgctaattttttttatacatttatttatggcttaaatggatggacgagcgcacagcccacctcgtgctatgtagttactggagccatctagagcgtaaatgcgccacccagcttaaGATATATGTTTTAAGATCTcgagtatagctacaacggctgctccacccttcaaaccgaaacgcattactgcttcacagcagaaataggcggtagaATCTccatatcattaaaaaaaatcattcaatggTTAGAAAATGCAGCGATTTTAAAGCAGCTTATTTTTGGAAGCATTACCTACCACTGAATATAGAACTCGGTATGAGAATGTAATAGCTGAAATGTGAGGCATTCGAGGTAAGATTTTTCGATTTTGCCAATTTATTACCTCTTGATAATTTTATCAACTCTAAATAATAGTTTTCTGTCATGCGCAAATGTGTAGAAAAATGCAACAAAATCGCTAGATACGGCTACAGGGTTAATATTTGTCATCATTCACCATTTTTCCGAGAGGCTTAATTGAAAATATACTAAGATCGGCTCAAAAGTCGAGTCATCTACAACCGTATACACCTTATCAAAACAAAAGGTCTTCAACTATAATCCAAAACTGTGTTGTACACGAAACAACAATTCCCGGTAATTACAGCATTTTCTGACTGAAAAATGTACGAGCAAACAAAAATGATAgtaaaaaagaaacatattttGTTCACCACTCACAAAAAATTGCCACGaattacaatgaaattattgtaaCGATCTCAACAGCTCTATGAATCGAGAGGGTATTGATTTGAAGTCATTGTAGCTTATAGGATTTTTTTTCCCCACGAATGCTGATATCCTTGGGAGACTATTTCAACGTCTTcttggcgtgtaggtgagctcaccaggctcaaaccggagtgttgctagtactggccctagcaagagcagtgcttcacagaatctactaacggattataaacgcgacccactgagaagatccggtgagaaactcaatgggcggtgtctatgggttaaatgtacttgtcgagcccttcgtcgcaagcgacgggttcggcgaggacggtgactggcgcttgaggtacataaaagcaccgttaatggatcgagaggatccgcaatgtcgtgtttagggcgacgttgactgtttaccattcggtccacaggatcgggtatggttATAGGATAAGACGCCCAATGCATTCGTATTAAGTGATGCGATTGTGCCTGTGTTTGAATTTCGCAgacaggtactaatttttctaatgaaataagtacttaacaaacgttcacggatgacttccacgataaaggaaggacatcgtgtaatgaaactCAAGCCTgcagaaaatataatttgcggaaTTACTAGTCGTAGGGCATCTTGTATGCTCGCACGGATAGATACTACCACCCTACCCATTTCGGTTATGAAGCGTAATGCGTGACGGTTAtgacagctgttgtactgtaaaaactttgacttagaactcatgtctcaaggtgggtggtggtatttacgttattgatTTCTATGAAATGGGGTAaaaacttaacatcaagtggaccatgagctcgTTTACTcatcttaacaaaaaaaaaatccattacaaCAAATTTATTGACTTATTTAATGAAATTGGATAAAAAGCAAATTTGATTACCGTGTACGATGAgtgatgttatttttaatataataaaaagatatGATTATTAACAAGtctgttttcaaataattcatcgtttttttgatattttctaCACAAGACGGCAAATTTAAAGCTTCTGCTTGGCATCCCTAAATTTACCAGGGATAATAAGTATCCAAAAAATTCATCAGAGTAACTTcagaatttgttttgttttcacgaCGTCTTTACAAACTTTTTAGAATATAatcagattaaaaaaataaatagcttgTGTGTTACAGTgcaaatagctttaaatgtttatACTTACCATTAATTAGCTAATTAAAGTGTTTTAAATCGAgcgtcaaaaataaaaaaaaaaacatcgaaatgACTTGACTGGATTATGTCTGCACGTAATTATTCATGTAGTCGTGAAAGGAACGTAGGAAAATTGTTAGATTGTTTGCCGATTATAAATTCTAATAGGTTCAACTACCGCCCTCCTCAAGAATTGCCGCCGTTATCAGCTAGGACCTCGAGTATTTTGAACaggaatttaaattattcttttGATTATAATGGATTTGATATTGGTGAACGGGCTGGTACACCATTTTCTGATTTCTTCACGGAGAGTGAGACAGGTACCTTCTTATTTTCTATTCTTGCAAACTGCAgcgatttttttattctgttggTGTAGTTAGAAAAGCTGAGAACCGACCACACGCTTACTAACATTACaatttactaataattttataacacactagcgacccgccctcgcttcgcttcggaaacattaaaacacatatgaaaccaaaaaaataaaataaaaaaataataaaaaaagtagcctatgttcatcagggacaatgtcggcttctaatggaaaaagaatttttcaaatcggtccagtagtttcggagcctattcgaaacaaacaaacaaacaaatctttcctctttataatattagtatagaagagattattatttcattatttcaacattaatataattttaataatcctGTAGATGAATGTGAATTGttcaaatgttgttttttacaCTTTAAAactttgtaatatatatttactatgttTTCACAACTAGTATCTAATTGGAAACTGATatgtgtaatattataataatatgaccaCCCTACtagattgataataataattgccaATGGACTTTGTATCcggctaataaataaataaaataaaaaaaagataataataatttaataattttcaacatGGTGTAGGATTGATAgttcttaaattaaattgaagtgATAATATGCTTTCCAAACAGAGCAAGTAGAAATCAAGAGACAGTTCTAAAAGAGTCATTTGTTACTACTAAAAGGCTAATATTAATTTTCACTTTCCTGTTAGTGCTTCCAAATTTAATATGAATGctccataataatatactttgtTAAGCTTAATAAGtattatgttatattaaaatcaacaaaaagAGAATAACTCTAGTATATCTTGTTTCAGACACACCAGACATTCTAAGTGAGGAAAGTGACAGCAGCTCTGGATCAGCCCTGAGAAGAAATACTGCCGAAGCCACAAAGACATTAGCAGAAGAGTGGGAGAGAATAGAAAGAACTTTGTATGATGAAGAGGGTCCAAAATCCAATAGGCCTGAAGTGATTGAAGAGTGTAAACAGTGGAGACAACTACATCCACATTTTAGGTAAAACTATAAGTCATTAGCATTTTCTgagcaaaataatttaacatccATGGTGTAAGAATAAGTTTTACCTTTACCAATAGAATTCATGAAAgtgcattcattttttattaatttaatttatatgctCAATACACTGTCCGTACCTTCTGTATATAAAGAAAGattaaatatctaaatattttttaaacatgcaTAATTTAGGTTGCTGCTAGTTTATTGCCTAATGTGTGTCTAAATTCCAAGATGTTAATTGTTGAAGGACTTTAatgttagtaaaattttaacttttacaTCTTGTCCTGTCACCTGCTTATAGTATAAGTACTTTATGCAGATAgtttaaagttaataaaaaaaactgcttatttTTGCTTTCAAGTTGTTATACTGACAATAATTCTCAAGTAAATTCATATTAGCCTTCCCATCAGTGATGAGTTTATCAATCCAtgcatatgagtcgtctattatcaaagccggcaatctgacttttggacaatgattggtaaatcagaaaaacgaattattgactttgtattccattggcagtcacaaaactcttcggaacgacatcttagataaataacaggttaactattaacctttatttaatgcaggttttgaaccgtattctttgaaggagacgagtatattcaaatcaatctgtattgacatatcaataatttttttttgtccaaatgcacagattgccacctttgataatagacgactcatatggtctattttattttctttgatttaaatttactagttaaattattaacttaaatttattaaaaacaaagaagATCTATGCTGAATCATGAACACTACAGCAATTAACATTTTTGGTGCtctaattatttctttattccaATTCTACTTGCCCTTGTTCTTAATTGTGTGAATATGTAACCTTGACATCCATTATTTACCAAACTTGATTTTCTAATCATCTGATTCAATCACATGCCTTCTGGTATGCCGTGAAGCTTAATTTATTTTGCATAGACCTGTGAACAAGCTCACGTCctaacgttaagtggttaccggagctcacagGCTTCACAACGAGAACATGCCATccttgagacttgagttctATACCTTAATTCtatagtaattacgcatattataatttttattggtttggttttttttacataGTATGTGAACATGAGTTAATacgtattaaattttcattagatTTTCGAAGTTGATGTGCAGTtcaaacaccggcacagtcATATCTTTCTAGATCTTCAcctgtcttatcctttaggccacgatgacttcaggattaaataaattaaataataatttttaaatattaacagtTCCTGTTTGGTTTTTTAGGGTCATAGGCAGAGCTATAACGTTACCAGAAAAACGACTATCATACAGACAGATTGAACATGAAGAAGTTATTGCGATACATTATAATGATTATGAACAGTTTAGCGAAAGGGAAGAAAGGTTATCTCAAAGCAGTACAGATGTGACACCACAAAACTCACCACGAGTTTCTGTTGTGGATATTAATGAACCCAGACTGACAAGAGAAAAATTGTCTTATAATCAATCCAATAATGACGACAATGACATGCCTGATGCGTTTAGTTCGCTTCTTCAAATCACACCAATACATATTAAAAGTCCCATACACAAGAAACGTACGAACGTGTCAATTTTACGATCAGACGCTGCTTCTTCAAAATGGATGAGAAATACCAGGCCTGATTCTTCAACCAATGCTGGAAGAAGTAGTGCGAAATCATTTGCATCGTTAGACACAAGGAATATAGGTAATTCCATACTGAGTGCGTCTGATCGTAGTAAATTATTAAATGGTAGAATTGTGACAGGGCGATATAGAGATTCAACGAAATTAGAGCCATTATGTTCCCCTTATTTACCTCAGAATGATGTCATAAAGCATCAGAACGCATATAATTATGGTATAAGAAAGGTCTCACTACCTCCCTTGTTGTTAGAGgatgaaaagaaaaaagctAATATGTCTGGATCTGGCAAAAGACGTAACGTGAAGAGTAGAAAAAGTAGTAAATGTGCTCATCAATTAGATAAACTCAAAAACAGTAATTGATATctcacataatatattattatttcatatttcactGAGTACCTGTACAACTTCACAGCAGAAGTTTTGAATTGGATCTATAAAAGTTGAACTTCAATTTTCTAATTTACCATAGTTATCTGTGAATTAcctatacatattttttgtttattataaaatgtattgaTTCTGTTTTGATGTATAATATGTCTGTCTGCAACCATTTTGATGTAAGATTTTTCATTCAATAATTGATGTCAACATATCagaatttatcatttaaaatatattaatagcaGTACTGTTCTCTTAATATACTTATTGATGGgtatattttactgtttttaaaatatagagTAGGTACTTTGAATCGTGAAAGATTACAGTGATTAAAAACCGATTTGTGACGGAACTAACAACTTTGTTGATCATCACACATCAAAAAGGTTTTGTTCAGGATCAAAAACAAGCAGTCGTTAGCTCTCATGTATTAGCAGAAGAGTTTTGTAGTAGATGTTTGTATTCGATCACTACGCCAATGACCTTGACTTGTGAATTGTTGTCTATATAGTATATAGCGAAGTTTCTGCTATCCTGCATATTGTCAGCTAATACAACAGCAACTGGATCATAAAATCGTCGGCCCAATTAAAACAGTAATATTGAAATTACTGAATTTACgtagatctaaaaaaaaaaaatttaaaaaaataatgaataattattccattaaaaatactatttagtTGTGCTGTATGCGTTCCTACTGTAGCCATCGGATTgtgatgatattttttatatttgcgGGACGCAGGTCAATGCCGATCATagataataacattaatatataCCGATCATTGCTACGAATCTTAGGACGCTTGTGTCCAGCATTAGAGGTCGATAAGGTGATgacgattataaaaaaaaaaaaaacttttttttacacatttcaaAACCCTCGTGTTTAAgccaatatttaaattttaaaataatttaaattatagaaaTCTCATcgcatatttttcttttagtcTTTGTAATTATTCGCCATCCGTCAATGCGAGGTGgatgttttaatattatgaatatattgGTTGGTGATCTTTAAAATGTCACGTACATAACTTCTAAGTTAAATGGTGCACTGCTGtgattacatattataaaatttgtgtgtgtttatttattgttatagtgTGATTATGTGGATATGAATTATGAAtgtgtaaaata
Coding sequences:
- the LOC101738272 gene encoding uncharacterized protein LOC101738272; its protein translation is MSARNYSCSRERNVGKLLDCLPIINSNRFNYRPPQELPPLSARTSSILNRNLNYSFDYNGFDIGERAGTPFSDFFTESETDTPDILSEESDSSSGSALRRNTAEATKTLAEEWERIERTLYDEEGPKSNRPEVIEECKQWRQLHPHFRVIGRAITLPEKRLSYRQIEHEEVIAIHYNDYEQFSEREERLSQSSTDVTPQNSPRVSVVDINEPRLTREKLSYNQSNNDDNDMPDAFSSLLQITPIHIKSPIHKKRTNVSILRSDAASSKWMRNTRPDSSTNAGRSSAKSFASLDTRNIGNSILSASDRSKLLNGRIVTGRYRDSTKLEPLCSPYLPQNDVIKHQNAYNYGIRKVSLPPLLLEDEKKKANMSGSGKRRNVKSRKSSKCAHQLDKLKNSN